The following are from one region of the Paenalkalicoccus suaedae genome:
- the rpmG gene encoding 50S ribosomal protein L33 — MRVQVTLACTETGDRNYITTKNKRTNPDRIELKKYSPRLGRHTVHKETK, encoded by the coding sequence ATGCGTGTACAAGTAACGTTAGCGTGCACTGAAACAGGTGACCGCAACTATATTACTACTAAGAACAAGCGTACAAACCCGGACCGCATCGAGCTAAAGAAATATAGCCCACGTCTAGGTCGTCACACTGTTCACAAGGAAACTAAATAA
- a CDS encoding 5-formyltetrahydrofolate cyclo-ligase — MNLKKEYRKKGKELLKHKSSEEVSQLHSRLFLSSAWKQATCIAMTISMPHEIDTYRLIEQAWEENKRVCVPKSFPDNKELRFYELTDFAQLEETFFQLKEPNTRVSNEVKREEIDVILVPGLMFDLNGYRVGYGGGYYDRYLASSSALTLSICLDEQLIDHVPRNTYDVKVDQVLTPQREIYT, encoded by the coding sequence ATGAATCTAAAAAAAGAATATCGAAAAAAAGGAAAAGAACTTCTGAAGCATAAAAGTAGCGAGGAAGTATCACAATTACACAGTCGGTTATTTCTATCCTCTGCTTGGAAACAGGCTACTTGTATAGCAATGACGATCTCGATGCCGCACGAAATAGATACATATAGACTTATTGAACAAGCTTGGGAAGAGAATAAGCGAGTATGCGTTCCTAAAAGCTTTCCTGATAATAAGGAACTACGTTTTTATGAATTGACGGATTTTGCTCAGCTTGAAGAGACGTTTTTTCAGCTAAAGGAGCCTAATACTCGAGTAAGTAATGAAGTAAAGCGAGAAGAGATAGATGTTATTTTGGTACCTGGATTAATGTTTGACCTGAACGGGTACCGAGTAGGATACGGTGGAGGTTACTATGATCGCTATTTAGCTAGTAGTAGCGCATTAACTCTGTCTATATGTTTAGATGAACAATTGATTGATCACGTGCCTCGCAACACATATGACGTAAAGGTAGACCAAGTATTAACGCCGCAAAGGGAGATCTATACATGA
- a CDS encoding DUF92 domain-containing protein: MMLLAVGIILLAYLGYKLQALSQSGAGMAVLVGFGVLIGFQLNGLLVLAAFFFSALVLSKVFRSTTEEVKGDRRDWVQVFVNGGMGSILGVLYYATGEAIFSILFVISFAVATSDTWASTIEKAIGKNPIHLRTLKPMTSRISGGVTVIGTIAALLGAAFIASLGMILFDYEVTLFVWVILIGFIGQFIDSILGAFIQATYQCPMCKKTTERTTCHVQTELVQGHRYITNDIVNLLSIAITVALSAILINLYFLS; the protein is encoded by the coding sequence ATGATGTTGCTTGCTGTAGGCATTATCCTACTTGCATATTTAGGGTACAAATTACAGGCTCTTAGTCAATCAGGCGCAGGGATGGCAGTACTGGTTGGGTTCGGTGTGCTAATTGGATTTCAGCTCAACGGCTTACTTGTCTTAGCGGCATTCTTCTTTTCTGCGTTAGTGTTAAGTAAGGTATTTAGATCAACGACTGAAGAAGTAAAGGGTGATCGAAGAGACTGGGTTCAGGTGTTTGTAAACGGAGGCATGGGCTCTATATTAGGAGTACTTTATTATGCAACAGGAGAAGCTATTTTTAGTATATTATTTGTCATTAGCTTTGCTGTTGCTACTAGTGACACGTGGGCTTCAACGATTGAGAAAGCAATTGGTAAGAACCCTATTCATTTACGCACGCTAAAACCAATGACATCTCGAATCTCCGGGGGTGTGACAGTGATAGGAACAATTGCTGCCTTGCTAGGTGCGGCGTTTATAGCTAGCTTAGGAATGATCTTATTCGATTATGAAGTGACTTTGTTTGTTTGGGTTATCCTAATCGGATTTATCGGACAGTTTATTGACTCTATACTCGGAGCTTTCATTCAAGCTACTTATCAATGTCCCATGTGCAAAAAAACGACGGAACGCACCACATGCCATGTGCAAACAGAGCTTGTTCAAGGGCATCGATATATTACAAATGACATCGTTAACTTATTATCTATTGCGATAACGGTGGCGCTGTCAGCTATTCTAATCAACCTTTATTTTCTGTCATAG